CGCGAAAAGGGCGGCCCAGGCGCGCTCCCCACCGCAGGGACTCCTTCTGGTGTCACCTTGTCCTCCACTCCGCTACCTACACCGACAATTCGCATACTGGGTCGCCGTCATGTGCAAAAAGGCACAGAAGAGCTCAGGCACAAAAATTACGGCGTCAAATGAGTGGCCAGATTAAAACGAAAACGTGTCCCTGTCCACCCTCAAGCAAGCGCAGGCGACCTCGCGAACTCAAGCCCGTAAGGCTCCAAGTTTAAACAGCCTAGAGAGCGGTCTTGAAACATGGAAGCAAACTTGCTCCCGGGCCCTCTTTCCCACAACCAGCCCATGGAGCCTAGCGCTTCACTAGTTAATCCTGTCTCGACTGTGGAAGCTTTCGCCCGGTGACAAGCCAGAGTAAGTGACACAGCCGCTTTCCAATGCTGCTGTGGGTGGCTCTGAAAAGAGCCTTTGGATGAGATGGAACCCCGAGCCGAGTGCAGTGTAACTTAAGCCCGCTCCCCGCGGATGCGGCGGGCCAGCTGGATGTCCTTGGGCATGATGGTCACGCGCTTGGCGTGGATGGCGCACAGGTTCGTGTCTTCAAACAGCCCCACCAGGTAGGCCTCGCTCGCCTCCTGCAGCGCCATCACGGCCGAGCTCTGGAAGCGCAGGTCCGTCTTGAAGTCCTGCGCGATCTCGCGCACCAGCCGCTGGAACGGCAGCTTGCGGATCAGCAGCTCGGTGGACTTCTGGTAGCGCCGGATCTCCCGCAGGGCCACGGTGCCCGGCCGGTAGCGGTGCGGCTTCTTCACGCCGCCCGTGGCCGGCGCGCTCTTGCGGGCGGCCTTGGTGGCCAGCTGCTTCCGCGGGGCCTTGCCCCCGGTCGACTTGCGGGCAGTCTGCTTAGTACGGGCCATAACGGGTCAAGACACGAGCTAACCGGCGCAGCGACAGATAAAGCAGACCCGGCCGCCCCAGCAGTCTTTATAAGCGCAGTCTCTCCCGGATTGGGCGGGAGGATAATTGAAAGTCCCGCGCTGACTGTCCATTGGCTGTGACATCACCCTCCCTGGAGTCACCGGCGGGCTCGGGTGGagtcttcctccccacccccgcctCCCTTTCTACTTTCAGTTTGCCAACAGTTTCTCTCCATGGTTGTCCCCTAATTCTGTCCTCATTCAGAAAGGCCTTTTTTATTTGCAACCTAGTAAGACCGTTCCCCCTCAGCTTTTCACTCCTTTAGGACACTACCCGTCCCCCTGTTTTCTGCACTGTGTATGTAGCTCCCGAACTGAACGTTCATCCCTTCCTCCCAAAATGCCTCATTACCTTTTCACAGCCCGCTCCCACATTTGCTCTGGCTAATGGTTTCCTCCGGGTCTGTGCTTTTCTGTTCGGAAAGTTGTCCGCTCCCAGGGCGCGAGACTGCCTCGGAAAGCATAGTGGAGCTGTATCTCAGCCGCACAAGCGTTTCTTAATCCCCAAAACACTGGGCTCGGCTGAGTCTCAGGTTCGCCACACTCCGGGGAACTGCCCCTCTACTGAAGCGAGGGATAACTTCCCCCTCAAACTAGGGTCGTGTTAGGTGGTGGACAAAGACCTTAGGAACGAAATAGTCGTGCACTCGGCCCCGATGGAGCTGATGAGCTGGCGCTGCCCAGCATATAGTTGTGGCTTCAAAGACCATGGATGGCACCCAAGATGTTTGGTGCCTCCACTTGGGTTCAGTTCTAGGATATGCAACTCACTCCGTGGGatgaaatctaaaacaaaatGCTGGACAGTGGAGAGCGACCGGGAGAACATAAAGGAGATGGCGCTTCCCACCCACCTAGTGAAAATTGGGCATGTAAAGACAAACGAAACAGAGCGAATACAGTTTAACAACTCCTTTCATTTGAAAAAAGTGGGTGGCTCTGAAAAGAGCCTTTGATTTCACAGGTGACCACGGAGAGACGGGTTGGGCAAGCAGGCTTCGAGCCATGGGCTTCATTTGCCCTTTGCCTTGTGGTGGCTCTCGGTCTTCTTCGGGAGCAACACGGCCTGGATGTTGGGCAGAACGCCGCCCTGGGCGATGGTGACCTTGCCCAGAAGCTTGTTCAGCTCCTCGTCGTTGCGGATGGCCAGCTGGAGGTGACGAGGAATAATGCGTGTCTTCTTGTTGTCGCGTGCAGCGTTCCCTGCCAGCTCCAAGATTTCTGCCGTCAGATACTCGAGCACGGCCGCCATGTACACCGGCGCGCCAGCCCCCACCCGCTCGGCATAATTGCCTTTGCGGAGCAGGCGGTGGACTCGGCCCACCGGGAACTGAAGGCCTGCGCGGGAGGAGCGAGACTTGGCCTTAGCGCGAGCCTTGCCTCCTTGCTTGCCACGGCCAGACATGAGAGCAAAAATAACCACAACCGCTTCCACTGAACTACCAACAAAATAGCCGCGAACTATGCCGCTTCCCCCTTTTATAGGCAGAACAGCGATTGTCTGCGGACCGTTTTGATTGGCTACAGCTCATCTTTGTCCTGATGACCAATAGGATAAGCTCAGCTCAAAAAAATCCACTCATTTACATAATCTCGCCCTCCCCGCACCGGCGGCGCTGGAAACAAGCGAATCACAGAGCAGCGTAATCAGAACGCATTTGCCTAACGCCTTTATAGGTACCGAGCCGTCCTCGGCAGGCAGTGTGTGAGTGTTGTGGTAGTTGTGACCGTTGGTCTTTGTAACGTGCAGTCTTCGCCATGCCGGAGCCGGCCAAatccgctcccgctcccaagaagGGCTCTAAGAAAGCTGTCACCAAGGCCCAGAAGAAGGATGGCAAGAAGCGCAAGCGCAGCCGCAAGGAGAGTTACTCCATCTACGTGTACAAGGTGCTGAAGCAGGTCCACCCCGACACGGGCATTTCGTCCAAGGCCATGGGTATCATGAACTCCTTCGTCAACGACATCTTCGAGCGCATCGCCGGGGAAGCGTCCCGCCTGGCGCATTACAACAAACGCTCGACCATCACGTCCCGGGAGATCCAGACGGCCGTGCGTCTGCTGCTGCCCGGCGAGCTGGCCAAGCACGCTGTGTCCGAGGGCACCAAGGCCGTCACCAAGTACACCAGCTCCAAGTGAGCCTCCTATCGGGACGCAGCCTTCACACAGTCTCTGGCCTTTTTGCTCCAAAGGCTCTTTTCAGAGCCACCCATCTTGTCAGTGAAAAAAGCTGTTCTCACGGTTCTTCCTAGTTGCAAGTTACATTTTTTATTCTGCTACCAGTTTTCCTTAGTCCTCATCGGCCCTGAAGATTGAGAGAAATCTAAAGTGGGAAAAGGTTCTTTAGCTTCGTTGAGAGCTAGGGCCAACACTTGCTCAAATACAAGTTTTAGAAAGTGGACCGTGGTCCGTATACGTCCTACGCAGTGTGTTAGAAAAAGGTAAAGATGGGCTCAAAGGcggtgaattttgttttttaggCGATCGGATGCGGGCAGCACCACGTAAACGCATTTTTCTTGCTAGAAACTTCATGCAATGTTAGTGTAAAAATGTAAGGAAGATACTTTGAGAAACTATGCCCTAGTACCTAGAGTAAACTTCTGATGAACCTGGGTGTTctaatgaaataatttttagcTATATCCCCTTATCGTTTCATATTCCTTTCAAGTACAATCGTTCCATATATACTGCTTACATTCAAGAGTTTAAGCAAAACTCCGAATAAAACGAAAAGGTAGCTATGATCAATAGTAAACCATTTTACTCAGGTGTTGACACCTATAAATTCCCTATAGTTTTAGTTCTGCTGTATTACAGTCCTCTGGGTaagaaaggcaggagggaaaaggCTTAAAATTGCTCAGGGATTTCAAGAACTCCTACCAGCTAATTATAAAGTGCCCTCCAGAGACTTTCACCAGCAGTTTGTTGTTATAACTGCTtggctttaaaaatatttgccCCTTCTCCAGAAAACATTCATTATCTCTTAAAAATTGAGGCacaaaaaaatagagaatcaaAAATGTTCTCTCCAGTTTTTAAACAGGATGCCTTAAAAAAGTGTTGCCTAAAACAGTTCAAAGGCCTTTAGATTCTAATCTGAGATAAATATTTCTAAAACCCCCTCAAAGTGCCACTGAACCGAAATCACTGGGAGTAAGAAGCAAGGAGAAGACACCAGGTGATCCAAATGTTTGATAAACACTAATATATTCATTGTGTAGCTGCCATATTCCTTGGAAAAAACCTGTTCACACTTTTCAGTCACTGCTCCAGACATTTTCTTGTGTTATTTTGTTTCCAATTGCTGTCTTGCTAGAAAACTTTCCAAGAACTGTTTGTAATGCTCCATACAAAACTAGTTTCATGTATTCCCTCATTAATTCAGGACACCAAATATgggattttacattcccacctatATTGgggtttaagaaatacattttaagagGAGGTCAGATGAGAACAGGCAGTCAAGTCCTAGAAAAATACATGTTCGGTGCAACAGTGTCCTAAGCAAGTCCCCTTGTTTTTTGCTcacttttttcctcttatttaccTACATAAAATCCCAAACACTGTCTTCTAGCATGGTTTTCATTACCTCCTGTCTGCCCCACCCAATCAAACACAGATAATTCGTTTCCTAGTTAAAGGGCACTATGAGTAgggatcgactccacggcagtgggtttggttttttggagtttGGTTATTGTACTAAATCTACATCTTATTTCCAGTTCTTAGTCCTTGTGAAACATTTCCCTGCCTTTGCTCATTCATGCCTTGCTTGGCTCTATGAGAGAAAAGGCAGATTGCTGGACCCTGAAAAGTTCAGGTAAAGCATGAAGATGGgaagtgaggggaaagacaagagGCAAAAGGTTGAGTTTTTACAGGGTAAGAATATAAGAAAGTTTTAAAAGGAACAGAATATTAGCTAAATAACCTAATCGTATGTGGAGGAGACAGTGGTCGACATTTGCATCTggagagtctcaggatataagtAGTGTCCTAGGACTGCtgaaacaaagtaccacaaagcagGGGGCTTAAAACAacggaaatgtattctttcacagtcctgaACGCTGGATGTGTGAAATCAAGGTTGCAGCAAGGCCATGCTATCTTCAAAGGCTCTGGGAAGActcctttcttgcctcttccgtagcttctggtggctgttgaTAATTCTTAGGattccttgacttgtagctgCATGACATCAATTTCTGCTTCCCTCGTGGTgctctcctgtgtgtgtgtctatatcttCATATGGCTTTTTTATAAGAGTACCATTGATTGGATTTAGGGCCTACCCTAACCCAGTATGACATAATCTCAActttaattgttgttaggtgccatccagtcagttccgacccacagcgaccctatgtacaacagaatgaaacactgcccggtcctgcaccatccttacaattgttgttatgcttaggatatgaatgtttatgcgttccgtttcatttttgatgacttccaatttccctagattcatactttgtacattccatgttccgattattaattgatgtttgcagctgtttcttctcattttgaatcatgccacatcagcaaatgaaggttccaaaagcttgagtctcttcatgtcattaaagtcaactttactttgaggagccagctcttccccagtcatctttgagtgccttccaacctcaggggctcatcttccagcactgtatcagacaatgttctgctgctattcataaggtttcataaGGTTactacttttcagaagtggactgccaggtccttcttcctagtctgtcttagtccagaaactAAGCTGAAACCTCCCCGCcttgggcgaccctgctggtatgtatactggcggcatagcttccagcattacagcaacacccaagcccccatagtacgacaaactgatggaCACGTGGGAGCAACTTTAATTACAACTGCAaataccctatttccaaataaaatcacattctgaggttctagtCATGAATTGTTTGGGAACACTATTCAACCTAAcattgttattgtgtgccgtcaagtagcactgcccaatagggtttcctggactgaaatctttatgggagcagatcaccaggtcttttctcccatggagtggttggtgggtttgaaccaccaacctttctgttagcagccgagcacttagccactgtgccaccagggagcctTCATTCAAACCAATACAGGTAATAAAGCAGGAAACCACTAATCttgaaaaagatggaaaaggTGACTCAGTGTAACTATGACACACGAATGGCCTTCTTACCAAAATTCACACTTACAGGTGTGAAAACAAAACTGATACTTTGTTTTGACTTCATTTTGAATAATTATACACATCACTTCCTGCAataaaggataagaaaaaaaaaaaaaaaaacaccttgtaccctgagagaaaaaaaaacatgttggGATACAGCAATAATTAGAATAGAAAAACTCCCAACCCACAAAGAACTACATTCTAGTTGACGGATactgaaaatgagaaagaaatataTAATATTCAGGTGATGATATGTGCTgtgaagaaaaagtaaagcagAATCTGGAGTTGAGTGTGGAAGACAGGTTTGATCAGATAATACTTAAACAGAGGCCTGAAAAAAGATTGTGAGCCATGAGGATACCCTGAGGAAGAGTATTCCAAGAACAGAAAACAGCcaagtgcaaaggctctgagCAGGTGAATGTTTAGCAAGTTCAAGGAacaagcaaggaggccagtgtggctgcagGACAGTGATGGAAGAAAAGATTCACAGGAGATGAATAGCTGAGGGGCAGACCTCATAGGCCATCACAAAGATTTTGCCTTTTATCCTAAATGAGATGGAGTACCTTTGGAGAGTTAGATCAGAGGAATGATatgatttgtgtttttaaaagttcACCCCAGATGCTATGTGGAAAGCAGATTGTAAGAGAGCAAGAGCAGAGGCAAGGAGAATAATAAGGCTATAGTAGAAGTTCAAGAGAGAGATGGATGTTAGCAGTAGAGATGGTGAGAagtagttgttatggattgaattgtgtccccatcaaaatacgtgtcaacttggctaggccatgatttccagtattgtgtggttgtccttccttttgtgatctgatgtaattgtacaatatgttgtaaatcctaacctctatgatgttaatgaaacagaATTAGCAGCAATTGAGTTGAGGCAggacaatctacagaattaggttgtatcttgagtcaacctcttcttggctcaatatacaacctaattctgtagaaatgagggagagtgggaggaatgactaccaccaagaaagaagagccaggagcggagcatgtgctttggacccagggtccctgggctcgaaactcctagaccagggggacgATTTATGACAAGGGCTTCCCCCTCCACCAAGAACCCAAGAAAGAgacagcctttccctggagctgacaccctgaattcggacttctagcctcctggaatgaatttctgtttgttaaagccactcacttgtggtatttctgttatagcagcactagataaataagacagtagTCCAAATATATTTCAAATGAAATTGATCAATTGAATGTAGGATATGACACAAAGGTTTTGGACTGAGCACATGGAAAATAAGACTTGATATTTACTCCTATGGGTAAGGAGCATCTTTGGAGGGGAAAAACCAAGAGTGTTTTGAACAAAATTTTGAGATTCCTATTAGCTATCCTAGTGGAAATACAAATACGAAGTAGAAAATACGAGAATCTGGAGTTGAGGGTCAAGAAAGAGGTTAGATTTATAAAGTTTGATGTCAGTCTGATTCTTGTTCATTTGTAGGTGATCTACCCTTTCTTTCTGGAAGCATTTAGAACCACTATTAACATGTCTAAGGTAATTAGATGGCATAGTTTGTACTCGACTATTAATctcaaggttcaaacccaccccgcaGCGCTgtggaaggcctgatgatctgttttcttaaagatttcagccaaaaaaaccctatggagcagttctactctgtcacatacagGGTggccagggttgctatgaggcagaaatgacttgacagtaacaggttcaTAACGTGTCTAACCTAAttaaactagttgctgtcgagttgattctgactcatggaaaccttgTATGTTGCAGTGTAGAACTGTACACCCTAGAGTTTTTGTGGCTGTGAACTTGCAGAAGAGGATcgtaggactttc
This DNA window, taken from Elephas maximus indicus isolate mEleMax1 chromosome 3, mEleMax1 primary haplotype, whole genome shotgun sequence, encodes the following:
- the LOC126073534 gene encoding histone H3; the protein is MARTKQTARKSTGGKAPRKQLATKAARKSAPATGGVKKPHRYRPGTVALREIRRYQKSTELLIRKLPFQRLVREIAQDFKTDLRFQSSAVMALQEASEAYLVGLFEDTNLCAIHAKRVTIMPKDIQLARRIRGERA
- the LOC126073537 gene encoding histone H2A type 2-A, which produces MSGRGKQGGKARAKAKSRSSRAGLQFPVGRVHRLLRKGNYAERVGAGAPVYMAAVLEYLTAEILELAGNAARDNKKTRIIPRHLQLAIRNDEELNKLLGKVTIAQGGVLPNIQAVLLPKKTESHHKAKGK
- the LOC126073538 gene encoding histone H2B type 2-E: MPEPAKSAPAPKKGSKKAVTKAQKKDGKKRKRSRKESYSIYVYKVLKQVHPDTGISSKAMGIMNSFVNDIFERIAGEASRLAHYNKRSTITSREIQTAVRLLLPGELAKHAVSEGTKAVTKYTSSK